From Vitis vinifera cultivar Pinot Noir 40024 chromosome 14, ASM3070453v1, a single genomic window includes:
- the LOC100263054 gene encoding hypothetical protein At1g04090: MFGCECFCWNRDSQYRPLEPQPFSLPAPIPEWPRGQGFATGQINLGEIVVLKITQFERIWSCNQLHGKTTGVTFYKPVGIPDGFFSLGHYCQPNDQALRGYVLVAQDAAASRLKVGSVHDSPLGDSPALIRPLSYTLMWNTDSHYDGCGYFWLPNPPAGYKAMGFVVTDNPNQPALEEVRCVRTDLTETCETYNMILNTGSNFSKYPFIVWNARPCKRGMLGNSVSVGTFFCSTHPSPDEEPNIACLKNLDSTLHAMPNLKQIHALIKHYGATVFFHPDDIYMPSSVPWFFKNGALVYQNGKLEGKPIDSRGSNLPSGGKNDGEFWIDLPDDDDERTYLKSGNIESAELYVHVKPALGGTFTDIAMWVFCPFNGPATIKVGIMSIPMSRIGQHVGDWEHFTLRLSNFTGELWSVYFSQHSGGEWVDAPNLEFIEGNKPVVYSSKGGHASFPHPGIYVQGSSKLGIGVRNDAARSKFFIDSSTNYQIVAAEYLGDTAVVEPNWLQYMREWGPTIVYDSRAELEKIISLLPVFFRFSVENIFDLFPTELYGEEGPTGPKEKNNWVEDERC; this comes from the coding sequence GACAAGGTTTTGCTACTGGACAAATAAACTTAGGTGAAATAGTGGTTCTCAAAATAACCCAGTTTGAGAGGATTTGGAGCTGCAATCAGTTGCATGGAAAAACAACAGGTGTCACATTTTACAAACCTGTTGGGATCCCAGATGGTTTTTTCAGCCTTGGCCACTACTGCCAGCCCAATGACCAAGCATTGAGAGGATACGTTCTTGTGGCTCAGGATGCAGCTGCTTCTAGGCTAAAAGTTGGCTCTGTCCATGATTCACCATTGGGTGATTCTCCTGCTCTCATAAGACCCCTCAGCTACACTCTAATGTGGAATACAGATTCACATTATGATGGATGTGGTTATTTTTGGCTGCCAAACCCACCAGCTGGCTACAAAGCCATGGGCTTTGTGGTGACCGACAACCCGAATCAACCTGCACTTGAAGAAGTGAGATGCGTCCGGACAGATCTTACAGAGACTTGTGAGACATATAACATGATACTTAACACAGGTTCAAATTTTTCGAAGTATCCATTTATTGTTTGGAACGCAAGACCCTGCAAAAGAGGGATGCTAGGCAATAGTGTTTCTGTTGGGACATTCTTTTGCAGTACTCACCCGAGTCCTGATGAGGAACCAAATATTGCATGCTTGAAGAATCTTGATTCCACTCTACATGCAATGCCAAATCTGAAACAGATCCATGCGCTCATCAAGCATTATGGTGCGACAGTTTTCTTCCATCCTGACGATATTTATATGCCTTCATCTGTCCCATGGTTTTTCAAAAATGGAGCACTTGTCTACCAAAATGGCAAGCTAGAAGGCAAACCCATTGATTCCAGGGGATCAAACTTGCCTAGTGGTGGGAAAAATGATGGGGAGTTCTGGATAGATTTAccagatgatgatgatgagaggACCTATCTTAAAAGTGGGAACATAGAGAGTGCTGAGCTCTATGTTCATGTAAAGCCGGCTCTGGGGGGGACTTTTACTGACATTGCGATGTGGGTTTTTTGTCCCTTCAATGGGCCAGCCACCATTAAAGTTGGGATAATGAGTATTCCAATGAGCAGGATAGGTCAACATGTTGGTGACTGGGAGCATTTCACTCTCCGTTTGAGCAATTTCACTGGAGAGCTCTGGAGTGTGTACTTCTCACAGCATAGTGGTGGCGAATGGGTGGATGCTCCTAACCTGGAGTTCATTGAAGGGAATAAACCAGTGGTGTATTCATCCAAAGGTGGTCATGCAAGTTTCCCACATCCTGGGATATACGTTCAGGGATCATCAAAGCTGGGTATAGGAGTAAGGAATGATGCTGCTCGAAGCAAGTTTTTTATAGATTCAAGCACCAATTATCAGATTGTTGCAGCCGAGTATCTTGGAGATACAGCTGTTGTGGAACCAAACTGGTTGCAGTATATGAGAGAGTGGGGTCCAACCATTGTGTATGATTCACGAGCTGAACTGGAGAAGATAATTAGTCTTCTACCTGTGTTCTTTCGGTTCTCTGTGGAGAACATTTTTGATTTGTTCCCAACAGAGTTATATGGGGAGGAAGGGCCAACTGGACCAAAGGAGAAGAATAATTGGGTGGAAGATGAAAGATGCTAG